In Prunus dulcis chromosome 2, ALMONDv2, whole genome shotgun sequence, a single genomic region encodes these proteins:
- the LOC117619388 gene encoding uncharacterized protein LOC117619388 isoform X4: MVEGLVPAGAIVVDVLSKDNYEHWSALVKNYLLAQDLWDVVEATAEPPVPEEADQFIGRKKTAAALHAIQISCGPDAFSVIKEISSSKIAWDILAQTFKPQLWRSVQSANSSNNPDENNDLRRFFAAVKIGDWEETNNILRGNPNAIRARSSTGETALHIATKLGDENMVEKLVDLMTAEDLEIQDFGWTALHLAARLSLKMVKCMVGRNMNLNLLGMVEESHGLTPILFAAKNDLWDIVHYLYPLTPIEDLMPENGPYGAGLVCFCFYAKQFGIHIQPPAIPDVSVNVQNPEIELGSQRNISFSGINHICEMKLIHDRSLYILDHMVNKAVKDVDIQEREDGLVYEAVFQAVRRGIIEFVIRLCKVDPDVLWRNNSMGRNIFHYSIECRQEKVYSLIYGVRQRNLISTFSDAFGNDMLHLAGMLSPTEKLDRISGAALQMQRERQWFKVRYLRYVSFL, translated from the exons ATGGTGGAAGGCCTGGTTCCTGCGGGTGCAATCGTTGTGGATGTTCTTAGCAAAGATAACTATGAGCATTGGAGTGCGTTGGTTAAAAATTACTTGCTGGCTCAAGACCTCTGGGACGTAGTGGAGGCTACAGCTGAACCTCCTGTACCAGAAGAAGCTGATCAGTTCATCGGGAGGAAGAAGACTGCCGCGGCTTTACATGCAATCCAAATTTCGTGTGGGCCGGATGCGTTTTCGGTGATTAAGGAGATCAGTTCATCCAAAATTGCTTGGGATATTTTGGCCCAAACGTTCAAGCCACAGCTATGGAGATCTGTTCAGTCTGCAAACTCATCAAACAACCCAG ATGAGAACAATGATCTCCGTCGTTTCTTTGCTGCTGTTAAGATCGGTGATTGGGAAGAAACGAATAACATTCTTAGAGGAAATCCCAATGCAATAAGAGCAAGATCTTCAACAGGAGAGACAGCTCTTCACATTGCAACCAAGTTGGGAGATGAGAATATGGTGGAAAAGTTGGTGGATTTGATGACAGCTGAAGACTTGGAGATACAAGATTTTGGTTGGACAGCTCTTCATCTTGCTGCAAGATTAAGTCTCAAAATGGTTAAATGCATGGTTGGAAGGAACATGAATCTCAATCTACTTGGTATGGTCGAAGAGTCCCACGGTCTGACACCAATTCTCTTCGCTGCTAAAAATGACTTATGGGATATCGTTCATTATCTGTATCCCCTCACTCCGATCGAAGACCTAATGCCAGAGAATGGCCCTTATGGCGCTGGActtgtttgcttttgtttctATGCCAAACAATTTG GTATACACATACAGCCTCCTGCTATCCCTGATGTTAGTGTAAATGTTCAAAATCCAGAAATTGAACTGGGTAGCCAAAGAAATATCAGTTTCTCAG GGATCAACCACATATGTGAAATGAAATTGATCCATGATCGCTCGCTTTATATTTTGGACCACATGGTAAATAAAGCGGTAAAAGATGTAGATATCCAAGAAAGGGAAGATGGCCTTGTCTATGAAGCAGTATTCCAAGCTGTCCGAAGAGGGATTATTGAGTTCGTTATCCGTTTATGTAAAGTAGATCCGGATGTATTGTGGCGAAACAATTCAATGGGAAGGAACATATTTCACTATTCAATTGAGTGTCGCCAGGAAAAAGTTTATAGCCTTATATATGGGGTTCGTCAAAGAAATCTTATTTCAACATTTTCAGATGCTTTTGGAAATGATATGCTACATCTTGCAGGGATGCTATCTCCAACGGAAAAACTTGATCGTATTTCAGGTGCAGCCTTGCAAATGCAGAGAGAAAGACAATGGTTCAAGGTTAGATATCTTCGTTATGTATCTTTCTTGTAA
- the LOC117619388 gene encoding uncharacterized protein LOC117619388 isoform X1 — protein MVEGLVPAGAIVVDVLSKDNYEHWSALVKNYLLAQDLWDVVEATAEPPVPEEADQFIGRKKTAAALHAIQISCGPDAFSVIKEISSSKIAWDILAQTFKPQLWRSVQSANSSNNPDENNDLRRFFAAVKIGDWEETNNILRGNPNAIRARSSTGETALHIATKLGDENMVEKLVDLMTAEDLEIQDFGWTALHLAARLSLKMVKCMVGRNMNLNLLGMVEESHGLTPILFAAKNDLWDIVHYLYPLTPIEDLMPENGPYGAGLVCFCFYAKQFDIALDLLQRYPRLAITKGPTGESPIFVLADIPSVFPSGTPLKFWQRWIYDCIHIQPPAIPDVSVNVQNPEIELGSQRNISFSGLLQGLSSTLHNLLGINHICEMKLIHDRSLYILDHMVNKAVKDVDIQEREDGLVYEAVFQAVRRGIIEFVIRLCKVDPDVLWRNNSMGRNIFHYSIECRQEKVYSLIYGVRQRNLISTFSDAFGNDMLHLAGMLSPTEKLDRISGAALQMQRERQWFKVRYLRYVSFL, from the exons ATGGTGGAAGGCCTGGTTCCTGCGGGTGCAATCGTTGTGGATGTTCTTAGCAAAGATAACTATGAGCATTGGAGTGCGTTGGTTAAAAATTACTTGCTGGCTCAAGACCTCTGGGACGTAGTGGAGGCTACAGCTGAACCTCCTGTACCAGAAGAAGCTGATCAGTTCATCGGGAGGAAGAAGACTGCCGCGGCTTTACATGCAATCCAAATTTCGTGTGGGCCGGATGCGTTTTCGGTGATTAAGGAGATCAGTTCATCCAAAATTGCTTGGGATATTTTGGCCCAAACGTTCAAGCCACAGCTATGGAGATCTGTTCAGTCTGCAAACTCATCAAACAACCCAG ATGAGAACAATGATCTCCGTCGTTTCTTTGCTGCTGTTAAGATCGGTGATTGGGAAGAAACGAATAACATTCTTAGAGGAAATCCCAATGCAATAAGAGCAAGATCTTCAACAGGAGAGACAGCTCTTCACATTGCAACCAAGTTGGGAGATGAGAATATGGTGGAAAAGTTGGTGGATTTGATGACAGCTGAAGACTTGGAGATACAAGATTTTGGTTGGACAGCTCTTCATCTTGCTGCAAGATTAAGTCTCAAAATGGTTAAATGCATGGTTGGAAGGAACATGAATCTCAATCTACTTGGTATGGTCGAAGAGTCCCACGGTCTGACACCAATTCTCTTCGCTGCTAAAAATGACTTATGGGATATCGTTCATTATCTGTATCCCCTCACTCCGATCGAAGACCTAATGCCAGAGAATGGCCCTTATGGCGCTGGActtgtttgcttttgtttctATGCCAAACAATTTG ATATTGCCTTGGACTTACTTCAGCGCTACCCACGATTGGCCATTACTAAAGGCCCGACGGGCGAATCCCCTATATTTGTATTGGCAGATATCCCTTCTGTATTCCCGAGTGGGACGCCGCTCAAATTCTGGCAACGGTGGATCTATGACT GTATACACATACAGCCTCCTGCTATCCCTGATGTTAGTGTAAATGTTCAAAATCCAGAAATTGAACTGGGTAGCCAAAGAAATATCAGTTTCTCAG GTTTATTGCAGGGGCTTTCTTCTACCCTCCACAACCTTTTAG GGATCAACCACATATGTGAAATGAAATTGATCCATGATCGCTCGCTTTATATTTTGGACCACATGGTAAATAAAGCGGTAAAAGATGTAGATATCCAAGAAAGGGAAGATGGCCTTGTCTATGAAGCAGTATTCCAAGCTGTCCGAAGAGGGATTATTGAGTTCGTTATCCGTTTATGTAAAGTAGATCCGGATGTATTGTGGCGAAACAATTCAATGGGAAGGAACATATTTCACTATTCAATTGAGTGTCGCCAGGAAAAAGTTTATAGCCTTATATATGGGGTTCGTCAAAGAAATCTTATTTCAACATTTTCAGATGCTTTTGGAAATGATATGCTACATCTTGCAGGGATGCTATCTCCAACGGAAAAACTTGATCGTATTTCAGGTGCAGCCTTGCAAATGCAGAGAGAAAGACAATGGTTCAAGGTTAGATATCTTCGTTATGTATCTTTCTTGTAA
- the LOC117619388 gene encoding uncharacterized protein LOC117619388 isoform X2: MVEGLVPAGAIVVDVLSKDNYEHWSALVKNYLLAQDLWDVVEATAEPPVPEEADQFIGRKKTAAALHAIQISCGPDAFSVIKEISSSKIAWDILAQTFKPQLWRSVQSANSSNNPDENNDLRRFFAAVKIGDWEETNNILRGNPNAIRARSSTGETALHIATKLGDENMVEKLVDLMTAEDLEIQDFGWTALHLAARLSLKMVKCMVGRNMNLNLLGMVEESHGLTPILFAAKNDLWDIVHYLYPLTPIEDLMPENGPYGAGLVCFCFYAKQFDIALDLLQRYPRLAITKGPTGESPIFVLADIPSVFPSGTPLKFWQRWIYDCIHIQPPAIPDVSVNVQNPEIELGSQRNISFSGINHICEMKLIHDRSLYILDHMVNKAVKDVDIQEREDGLVYEAVFQAVRRGIIEFVIRLCKVDPDVLWRNNSMGRNIFHYSIECRQEKVYSLIYGVRQRNLISTFSDAFGNDMLHLAGMLSPTEKLDRISGAALQMQRERQWFKVRYLRYVSFL; this comes from the exons ATGGTGGAAGGCCTGGTTCCTGCGGGTGCAATCGTTGTGGATGTTCTTAGCAAAGATAACTATGAGCATTGGAGTGCGTTGGTTAAAAATTACTTGCTGGCTCAAGACCTCTGGGACGTAGTGGAGGCTACAGCTGAACCTCCTGTACCAGAAGAAGCTGATCAGTTCATCGGGAGGAAGAAGACTGCCGCGGCTTTACATGCAATCCAAATTTCGTGTGGGCCGGATGCGTTTTCGGTGATTAAGGAGATCAGTTCATCCAAAATTGCTTGGGATATTTTGGCCCAAACGTTCAAGCCACAGCTATGGAGATCTGTTCAGTCTGCAAACTCATCAAACAACCCAG ATGAGAACAATGATCTCCGTCGTTTCTTTGCTGCTGTTAAGATCGGTGATTGGGAAGAAACGAATAACATTCTTAGAGGAAATCCCAATGCAATAAGAGCAAGATCTTCAACAGGAGAGACAGCTCTTCACATTGCAACCAAGTTGGGAGATGAGAATATGGTGGAAAAGTTGGTGGATTTGATGACAGCTGAAGACTTGGAGATACAAGATTTTGGTTGGACAGCTCTTCATCTTGCTGCAAGATTAAGTCTCAAAATGGTTAAATGCATGGTTGGAAGGAACATGAATCTCAATCTACTTGGTATGGTCGAAGAGTCCCACGGTCTGACACCAATTCTCTTCGCTGCTAAAAATGACTTATGGGATATCGTTCATTATCTGTATCCCCTCACTCCGATCGAAGACCTAATGCCAGAGAATGGCCCTTATGGCGCTGGActtgtttgcttttgtttctATGCCAAACAATTTG ATATTGCCTTGGACTTACTTCAGCGCTACCCACGATTGGCCATTACTAAAGGCCCGACGGGCGAATCCCCTATATTTGTATTGGCAGATATCCCTTCTGTATTCCCGAGTGGGACGCCGCTCAAATTCTGGCAACGGTGGATCTATGACT GTATACACATACAGCCTCCTGCTATCCCTGATGTTAGTGTAAATGTTCAAAATCCAGAAATTGAACTGGGTAGCCAAAGAAATATCAGTTTCTCAG GGATCAACCACATATGTGAAATGAAATTGATCCATGATCGCTCGCTTTATATTTTGGACCACATGGTAAATAAAGCGGTAAAAGATGTAGATATCCAAGAAAGGGAAGATGGCCTTGTCTATGAAGCAGTATTCCAAGCTGTCCGAAGAGGGATTATTGAGTTCGTTATCCGTTTATGTAAAGTAGATCCGGATGTATTGTGGCGAAACAATTCAATGGGAAGGAACATATTTCACTATTCAATTGAGTGTCGCCAGGAAAAAGTTTATAGCCTTATATATGGGGTTCGTCAAAGAAATCTTATTTCAACATTTTCAGATGCTTTTGGAAATGATATGCTACATCTTGCAGGGATGCTATCTCCAACGGAAAAACTTGATCGTATTTCAGGTGCAGCCTTGCAAATGCAGAGAGAAAGACAATGGTTCAAGGTTAGATATCTTCGTTATGTATCTTTCTTGTAA
- the LOC117618068 gene encoding uncharacterized protein LOC117618068, producing the protein MCRFEMVFNRIQPRVYYDLYKSVLAVHGVLKLEKIHLRTATRAISADAAVVEILNGRNYVDWSVLVKTYLLAQDLWDVVEEEYEEDDDNEEEEEEADDKFKAWRKKNATALHKIQISCGQEAFSLIRNATSAKRAWDTLAEKFKPKPDAAIPAKHDPYQPFFAAVKLGDWRKAKEFLTRDPNAIRARYSTGGTALHIATKFGHEHIVEELVQLMTPEDLEMQDGTWTALHIAARLNLKMVECMVTKNKKLLGIVEESHRLTPILFAAKNDLWDIVRYLYSVTPIQDLMPENGPYGAGLRDPGH; encoded by the exons ATGTGTAGATTTGAGATGGTATTCAATCGTATTCAACCAAGGGTATATTACGATTTGTATAAGAGTGTTTTGGCTGTTCATGGagtgttgaaacttgaaaag ATCCATCTAAGAACGGCAACAAGGGCCATCTCCGCAGATGCAGCTGTTGTGGAAATTCTTAATGGCCGTAACTATGTGGATTGGAGTGTATTGGTTAAAACTTACTTGTTGGCTCAAGACCTTTGGGATGTAGTGGAAGAAGAATATGAAGAGGACGACGacaacgaagaagaagaagaagaagctgatgATAAGTTCAAAGCTTGGAGGAAGAAGAATGCCACTGCTTTacataaaatccaaatttCGTGCGGGCAGGAAGCTTTTTCCCTCATTAGAAACGCCACTTCAGCCAAACGCGCTTGGGATACTTTGGCAGAAAAGTTCAAGCCAAAACCAG ATGCTGCAATTCCTGCCAAGCATGATCCGTATCAACCTTTCTTCGCTGCTGTTAAGCTTGGTGATTGGCGTAAAGCGAAGGAATTTCTTACCCGAGATCCCAATGCAATAAGAGCAAGATATTCAACAGGAGGTACAGCTCTTCACATTGCAACCAAGTTCGGACATGAGCATATTGTGGAAGAGTTGGTTCAGTTGATGACACCGGAAGACTTGGAAATGCAAGATGGTACTTGGACAGCTCTTCATATTGCTGCAAGATTAAATCTCAAAATGGTTGAATGCATGGTTACAAAGAACAAGAAACTACTTGGCATTGTTGAAGAGTCCCACCGTCTGACACCAATTCTCTTCGCTGCTAAGAATGACTTATGGGATATCGTTCGTTATCTCTACTCCGTCACTCCGATCCAAGACCTAATGCCAGAGAATGGCCCTTATGGCGCTGGActt AGGGACCCGGGACATTAG
- the LOC117618067 gene encoding ankyrin repeat-containing protein ITN1-like, with protein MKDGLVYAAIFRAVQRGIIEFVIRLCKVDPDILWENNSMGRNIFQYSIECRQEKVYSLIYGVGQRNLIATFADASGNDMLHLAGMLSPTEKLDRISGAALQMQRERQWFKEVKSLVVLPSGVGAFNKQGMRPHELFTQNHNKLKEEGEKWMKDAATSCTVVGALTITIMFAAAFTVPGGNNGGTGFPLFLDEKMFLVFIVSDAISLFSSTTSVLMFLGILTSRYAEDDFLKSLPTKMIIGLSTLLISIASMMVAFCSALFLMLHEKLWIVIPIIFLSSVPVTLFIWMQFPVLVEIFISTYGGGIFDKKVRRWI; from the exons ATGAAAGATGGCCTTGTCTATGCAGCAATATTCCGAGCTGTACAAAGGGGGATTATTGAGTTCGTTATTCGTTTATGTAAAGTAGATCCGGATATATTGTGGGAAAATAATTCAATGGGAAGGAACATATTTCAGTATTCAATTGAGTGTCGCCAGGAAAAAGTATATAGCCTCATATATGGGGTTGGTCAGAGAAATCTTATTGCAACATTTGCAGATGCTTCTGGAAATGATATGCTACATCTTGCAGGGATGCTATCTCCAACAGAAAAACTTGATCGTATTTCAGGTGCAGCCTTGCAAATGCAGAGAGAAAGACAATGGTTCAAG GAGGTGAAAAGTCTTGTAGTTTTACCCTCGGGAGTGGGAGCTTTCAATAAACAGGGTATGAGACCCCATGAACTATTTACCCAGAACcataataaattgaaggaagaaggagaaaagtGGATGAAAGATGCAGCAACCTCTTGTACAGTTGTAGGTGCTCTCACTATTACCATCATGTTTGCTGCAGCCTTCACGGTGCCTGGTGGAAACAATGGAGGAACAGGCTTTCCCTTGTTCTTAGATGAAAagatgtttttggtttttatagTTTCAGATGCTATATCACTCTTTTCTTCCACAACTTCAGTGTTGATGTTTTTGGGAATCCTTACATCACGATATGCAGAAGACGATTTTCTAAAATCCTTACCCACAAAGATGATAATCGGCCTTTCAACACTCTTGATTTCCATCGCTTCCATGATGGTTGCCTTTTGTTCTGCTCTTTTCCTTATGCTTCATGAAAAACTATGGATTGTCATTCCAATCATTTTCCTCTCCAGCGTTCCAGTCACCTTATTTATTTGGATGCAATTTCCTGTTCTTGTTGAGATTTTCATTTCTACATATGGAGGAGGGATATTTGACAAGAAAGTGAGACGGTGGATATAA
- the LOC117619388 gene encoding uncharacterized protein LOC117619388 isoform X3, giving the protein MVEGLVPAGAIVVDVLSKDNYEHWSALVKNYLLAQDLWDVVEATAEPPVPEEADQFIGRKKTAAALHAIQISCGPDAFSVIKEISSSKIAWDILAQTFKPQLWRSVQSANSSNNPDENNDLRRFFAAVKIGDWEETNNILRGNPNAIRARSSTGETALHIATKLGDENMVEKLVDLMTAEDLEIQDFGWTALHLAARLSLKMVKCMVGRNMNLNLLGMVEESHGLTPILFAAKNDLWDIVHYLYPLTPIEDLMPENGPYGAGLVCFCFYAKQFGIHIQPPAIPDVSVNVQNPEIELGSQRNISFSGLLQGLSSTLHNLLGINHICEMKLIHDRSLYILDHMVNKAVKDVDIQEREDGLVYEAVFQAVRRGIIEFVIRLCKVDPDVLWRNNSMGRNIFHYSIECRQEKVYSLIYGVRQRNLISTFSDAFGNDMLHLAGMLSPTEKLDRISGAALQMQRERQWFKVRYLRYVSFL; this is encoded by the exons ATGGTGGAAGGCCTGGTTCCTGCGGGTGCAATCGTTGTGGATGTTCTTAGCAAAGATAACTATGAGCATTGGAGTGCGTTGGTTAAAAATTACTTGCTGGCTCAAGACCTCTGGGACGTAGTGGAGGCTACAGCTGAACCTCCTGTACCAGAAGAAGCTGATCAGTTCATCGGGAGGAAGAAGACTGCCGCGGCTTTACATGCAATCCAAATTTCGTGTGGGCCGGATGCGTTTTCGGTGATTAAGGAGATCAGTTCATCCAAAATTGCTTGGGATATTTTGGCCCAAACGTTCAAGCCACAGCTATGGAGATCTGTTCAGTCTGCAAACTCATCAAACAACCCAG ATGAGAACAATGATCTCCGTCGTTTCTTTGCTGCTGTTAAGATCGGTGATTGGGAAGAAACGAATAACATTCTTAGAGGAAATCCCAATGCAATAAGAGCAAGATCTTCAACAGGAGAGACAGCTCTTCACATTGCAACCAAGTTGGGAGATGAGAATATGGTGGAAAAGTTGGTGGATTTGATGACAGCTGAAGACTTGGAGATACAAGATTTTGGTTGGACAGCTCTTCATCTTGCTGCAAGATTAAGTCTCAAAATGGTTAAATGCATGGTTGGAAGGAACATGAATCTCAATCTACTTGGTATGGTCGAAGAGTCCCACGGTCTGACACCAATTCTCTTCGCTGCTAAAAATGACTTATGGGATATCGTTCATTATCTGTATCCCCTCACTCCGATCGAAGACCTAATGCCAGAGAATGGCCCTTATGGCGCTGGActtgtttgcttttgtttctATGCCAAACAATTTG GTATACACATACAGCCTCCTGCTATCCCTGATGTTAGTGTAAATGTTCAAAATCCAGAAATTGAACTGGGTAGCCAAAGAAATATCAGTTTCTCAG GTTTATTGCAGGGGCTTTCTTCTACCCTCCACAACCTTTTAG GGATCAACCACATATGTGAAATGAAATTGATCCATGATCGCTCGCTTTATATTTTGGACCACATGGTAAATAAAGCGGTAAAAGATGTAGATATCCAAGAAAGGGAAGATGGCCTTGTCTATGAAGCAGTATTCCAAGCTGTCCGAAGAGGGATTATTGAGTTCGTTATCCGTTTATGTAAAGTAGATCCGGATGTATTGTGGCGAAACAATTCAATGGGAAGGAACATATTTCACTATTCAATTGAGTGTCGCCAGGAAAAAGTTTATAGCCTTATATATGGGGTTCGTCAAAGAAATCTTATTTCAACATTTTCAGATGCTTTTGGAAATGATATGCTACATCTTGCAGGGATGCTATCTCCAACGGAAAAACTTGATCGTATTTCAGGTGCAGCCTTGCAAATGCAGAGAGAAAGACAATGGTTCAAGGTTAGATATCTTCGTTATGTATCTTTCTTGTAA
- the LOC117619388 gene encoding uncharacterized protein LOC117619388 isoform X5, with product MVEGLVPAGAIVVDVLSKDNYEHWSALVKNYLLAQDLWDVVEATAEPPVPEEADQFIGRKKTAAALHAIQISCGPDAFSVIKEISSSKIAWDILAQTFKPQLWRSVQSANSSNNPDENNDLRRFFAAVKIGDWEETNNILRGNPNAIRARSSTGETALHIATKLGDENMVEKLVDLMTAEDLEIQDFGWTALHLAARLSLKMVKCMVGRNMNLNLLGMVEESHGLTPILFAAKNDLWDIVHYLYPLTPIEDLMPENGPYGAGLVCFCFYAKQFDIALDLLQRYPRLAITKGPTGESPIFVLADIPSVFPSGTPLKFWQRWIYDCIHIQPPAIPDVSVNVQNPEIELGSQRNISFSVVVTFSSTST from the exons ATGGTGGAAGGCCTGGTTCCTGCGGGTGCAATCGTTGTGGATGTTCTTAGCAAAGATAACTATGAGCATTGGAGTGCGTTGGTTAAAAATTACTTGCTGGCTCAAGACCTCTGGGACGTAGTGGAGGCTACAGCTGAACCTCCTGTACCAGAAGAAGCTGATCAGTTCATCGGGAGGAAGAAGACTGCCGCGGCTTTACATGCAATCCAAATTTCGTGTGGGCCGGATGCGTTTTCGGTGATTAAGGAGATCAGTTCATCCAAAATTGCTTGGGATATTTTGGCCCAAACGTTCAAGCCACAGCTATGGAGATCTGTTCAGTCTGCAAACTCATCAAACAACCCAG ATGAGAACAATGATCTCCGTCGTTTCTTTGCTGCTGTTAAGATCGGTGATTGGGAAGAAACGAATAACATTCTTAGAGGAAATCCCAATGCAATAAGAGCAAGATCTTCAACAGGAGAGACAGCTCTTCACATTGCAACCAAGTTGGGAGATGAGAATATGGTGGAAAAGTTGGTGGATTTGATGACAGCTGAAGACTTGGAGATACAAGATTTTGGTTGGACAGCTCTTCATCTTGCTGCAAGATTAAGTCTCAAAATGGTTAAATGCATGGTTGGAAGGAACATGAATCTCAATCTACTTGGTATGGTCGAAGAGTCCCACGGTCTGACACCAATTCTCTTCGCTGCTAAAAATGACTTATGGGATATCGTTCATTATCTGTATCCCCTCACTCCGATCGAAGACCTAATGCCAGAGAATGGCCCTTATGGCGCTGGActtgtttgcttttgtttctATGCCAAACAATTTG ATATTGCCTTGGACTTACTTCAGCGCTACCCACGATTGGCCATTACTAAAGGCCCGACGGGCGAATCCCCTATATTTGTATTGGCAGATATCCCTTCTGTATTCCCGAGTGGGACGCCGCTCAAATTCTGGCAACGGTGGATCTATGACT GTATACACATACAGCCTCCTGCTATCCCTGATGTTAGTGTAAATGTTCAAAATCCAGAAATTGAACTGGGTAGCCAAAGAAATATCAGTTTCTCAG TGGTTGTAACATTTTCTTCGACATCAACCTAG